CCTGCGACCCGCACTCTGTCCCTGACCTTTTCCGTCCCGAGACCCAGGGTTCGGACTTGGAGCCTCCGAGCGCCTCGGGCCTCGGAGCAGCGCTCAGACCTTTGCCGCCCGGCTTTCAGAACTCGTTTCCCCAGGATCGCCACTACGGGAGCAGCAATGGGTACCCGCGAATACCCCACCTCTCCTCCGCCGGACAGCACCTCTACAGCCCGGACAGCACCTCTACAGCCCCGCGCCGCCCCTCTCCCACACTGGAGTCGCCGAATACCAGCCGCCACCCTACTTTCCCCCTCCCTACCAGCAGCTGGCCTACTCGCAGTCGGCCGACCCCTACTCGCACCTGGGGGAAGCGTACGCCGCCGCCATCAACCCCCTGCACCAGCCGGCGCCCACCGGCAGCCAGCAGCAGGCCTGGCCCGGCCGCCAGAGCCAGGAGGGAGCGGGGCTGCCCTCGCACCACGGGCGCCTGGCCGGCCTGCTGCCCCACCTCTCTGGGCTGGAGGCGGGTGCGGTGAGCGCCCGCAGGGATGCCTACCGCCGCTCCGACCTGCTGCTGCCCCATGCGCACGCCCTGGATGCTGCGGGCCTGGCCGAAAACCTGGGGCTCCACGACATGGCCCACCAGATGGACGATGTGCAGAATGTTGATGACCAGCACCTGTTGTTGCACGATCAGTCAGTCATTCGCAAAGGTCCCATTTCCATGACCAAGAACCCTCTGAACCTCCCCTGTCAGAAGGAGCTGGTAGGGGCCGTCATGAACCCCACTGAGGTCTTCTGCTCAGTCCCTGGAAGATTGTCTCTCCTCAGCTCTACTTCTAAATACAAAATGACAgtggctgaagtgcagaggcgaTTGTCCCCGCCTGAATGCTTAAATGCCTCATTACTGGGAGGTGTTCTCAGAAGAGCCAAATCAAAAAATGGGGGCCGGTCCTTGCGGGAGAAGTTGGACAAGATTGGGTTGAATCTTCCAGCCGGGAGACGGAAAGCTGCTCATGTAACTCTCCTGACATCCTTAGTAGAAGGGGAAGCCGTTCATCTGGCTAGGGACTTTGCCTACGTCTGTGAAGCCGAGTTTCCCAGTAAACCAGTGGCAGAATATTTAACCAGGCCTCATCTGGGAGGACGAAATGAGATGGCGACTAGGAAGAACATGCTCCTGGCGGCCCAGCGTGGTCCTCCGTCCTCATGCGTAGTTGGTTCTGTGCCCTTGACCTGTAAGGAGCTAGATGGAACTCATGGAGTCGATTGACTGTCTTCACAGGCAAGTGTGTAAAGAATTCACGGAACTTCTCAACCGAGACCAGACACCCAATGGGACCAGCAGGTCCTCCGCCCCAGTCTTGGAGACGAACATACAGAACTGCTTGTCTCATTTCAGCCTGATTACCCACGGGTTTGGCAGCCAGGCCATCTGTGCCGCGGTGTCTGCCCTGCAGAACTACATCAAAGAAGCCCTGATTGTCATAGACAAATCCTACATGAACCCCAGAGACCAGAGTCCAGCTGATTCTAACAAAACCCtggagaaaatggagaaacaCAGGAAATAAAAGTGGGATGAACAGAGCTTCGGAGAGTCGGGAAGGAACAGGGCTGCAAGAATCCTTCTCCACCGCACAGACTGAGAACCCTCTTGGCCTGGGGGAAGTTTGTTACCTACCTTACTATTTAAAGGGCCTCCACTGGTTCCGGATCGGCAGCAATCACCTCCGCTCCTGGATTCCTTAGTTGTTTCTCTAGCGCTGAGCTATCTCCTCACTTTGGACCTATTATCCGAAGGTGACAAGTACTGGCTCTTTATTcattaagcttttattttttttgaaccccattctttccttctctctgaaagTGGTGCTACAAGTTTTAGAATCTTTTAAATACATTGCCTGGGCTAACAGACCCACACACTTAGCCAT
The sequence above is a segment of the Saimiri boliviensis isolate mSaiBol1 chromosome 2, mSaiBol1.pri, whole genome shotgun sequence genome. Coding sequences within it:
- the LOC104650797 gene encoding LOW QUALITY PROTEIN: transcription factor AP-2 gamma-like (The sequence of the model RefSeq protein was modified relative to this genomic sequence to represent the inferred CDS: deleted 2 bases in 1 codon) yields the protein MGARRAATSGSSCAMGGLRENALRRASSSCDPHSVPDLFRPETQGSDLEPPSASGLGAALRPLPPGFQNSFPQDRHYGSSNGYPRIPHLSSATAPLQPGQHLYSPAPPLSHTGVAEYQPPPYFPPPYQQLAYSQSADPYSHLGEAYAAAINPLHQPAPTGSQQQAWPGRQSQEGAGLPSHHGRLAGLLPHLSGLEAGAVSARRDAYRRSDLLLPHAHALDAAGLAENLGLHDMAHQMDDVQNVDDQHLLLHDQSVIRKGPISMTKNPLNLPCQKELVGAVMNPTEVFCSVPGRLSLLSSTSKYKMTVAEVQRRLSPPECLNASLLGGVLRRAKSKNGGRSLREKLDKIGLNLPAGRRKAAHVTLLTSLVEGEAVHLARDFAYVCEAEFPSKPVAEYLTRPHLGGRNEMATRKNMLLAAQRVCKEFTELLNRDQTPNGTSRSSAPVLETNIQNCLSHFSLITHGFGSQAICAAVSALQNYIKEALIVIDKSYMNPRDQSPADSNKTLEKMEKHRK